The Candidatus Nealsonbacteria bacterium genome includes the window ACCAATGCCTAAGTTGTATATCATTAATGAACCTCAGCCCAATGCTTTTGCAACGGGCCGAGATCCAAAGCACGGTGTGATAGCAGTAACTACCGGACTATTAGAGAAGTTAGAAAAGGCAGAAATTGAAGGGGTCCTTGCTCATGAATTAGCCCATATCGGAAATAGAGATGTTCTTTTATCTACCATTATTGTTATTCTGGTAGGAATGGTGGTAATAATGACAGATTTCTTTTTTAGAGCCAGCCTTGGAGGAGGAAGAAACAGTAGTGGCAAATTAGCAGTTGTAATGATTGTTATTTCATTAGTCCTTATGATTCTCGCTCCCTTGTTTGCTCAAATAATGAAAATGGCTATTTCTCGAAAGAGAGAGTTTTTAGCTGATTCTTCAGGAGCACTTCTGACTCGTTATCCAGACGGATTGGCTAGGGCGCTTGAGAAGATAGCCAGTGATCCAAATTCAATGACGAGAGCGAATGATGCCACAGCTCATATGTATATTTCTAACCCATTTAGAGGGGGAGATAAGATGTCAAAACTTCACAAGCTCTTTATGACCCACCCTCCAGTAGAGGAAAGAATTAAAGCATTAAGAGGATAAGAAATTAAACTTGAATTATGATAGAATGTTTTTCCTGTAAAGAAGAATTAGAAAAGGCCCTTTTTTATGGGGTCGAAGTAGATTATTGTCCTAAATGTATGGGTCTTTGGTTTGATGAGGACGAGCT containing:
- a CDS encoding M48 family metallopeptidase produces the protein MLNLYTQADSNIRKTWAYLFFFALMVIGLGWFISFLLETQVIVWVAVIFAVLINFFAYWYSDKIVLKMSGAKPIEKSDNPELYRILENLSITAGLPMPKLYIINEPQPNAFATGRDPKHGVIAVTTGLLEKLEKAEIEGVLAHELAHIGNRDVLLSTIIVILVGMVVIMTDFFFRASLGGGRNSSGKLAVVMIVISLVLMILAPLFAQIMKMAISRKREFLADSSGALLTRYPDGLARALEKIASDPNSMTRANDATAHMYISNPFRGGDKMSKLHKLFMTHPPVEERIKALRG